A window from Physeter macrocephalus isolate SW-GA chromosome 11, ASM283717v5, whole genome shotgun sequence encodes these proteins:
- the ESRRB gene encoding steroid hormone receptor ERR2, whose protein sequence is MSADDRHLVSSCGSFIKTEPSSPSSGIDALSHHSPSGSSDASGGFGLALGAHANGLDSPPMFAGAGLGGTPCRKGYEDCASGIMEDSAIKCEYMLNAIPKRLCLVCGDIASGYHYGVASCEACKAFFKRTIQGAWQQGGPRRGAGPAGKRVILASCQLGSGSHWSRGSGGSLLCLPGFLILGFWTRVLSPRLLLKWHAPPYSAPEGPKKIHTNALAQVSLSLGWGTLSDVCP, encoded by the coding sequence ATGTCCGCAGACGACCGGCACCTGGTCTCCAGCTGCGGCTCCTTCATCAAGACCGAGCCGTCCAGCCCGTCCTCGGGCATCGATGCCCTCAGCCACCACAGCCCCAGCGGCTCGTCCGACGCCAGCGGCGGCTTCGGCCTGGCCCTGGGCGCCCACGCCAACGGTCTGGACTCGCCGCCCATGTTCGCGGGCGCCGGGCTGGGAGGCACCCCCTGCCGCAAGGGCTACGAGGACTGTGCCAGCGGCATCATGGAGGACTCGGCCATCAAGTGCGAGTACATGCTCAACGCCATCCCCAAGCGCCTGTGCCTCGTGTGCGGGGACATCGCCTCCGGCTACCACTACGGCGTGGCCTCCTGCGAGGCCTGCAAGGCTTTCTTCAAGAGGACCATCCAAGGTGCGTGGCAGCAGGGTGGGCCCAGGCGGGGTGCGGGCCCTGCAGGGAAACGGGTGATTCTCGCGAGCTGCCAGCTTGGGTCTGGGAGCCACTGGAGCCGAGGTTCTGGAGgctcccttctctgtctcccagGTTTTCTCATTTTGGGATTCTGGACAAGGGTTCTAAGTCCCAGGCTTTTGTTGAAATGGCATGCACCCCCATACAGCGCCCCAGAAGGCCCAAAGAAAATCCACACAAATGCCTTAGCACAGGTGTCTCTCTCACTAGGATGGGGAACGCTGTCAGATGTGTGTCCCTAA